One Streptomyces sp. V4I8 genomic window carries:
- a CDS encoding Tat pathway signal sequence domain protein, with protein sequence MSPIPRRSILKAAAVAGAAAQFSWALGAKDAQAAPRAAAADDGPVTLDWLEDGGLGAAPGSTVGVPWPKGAYQEDQTFALTDADGKSVPVQSWPLAYWPDGSLKWTAHAVSSGNGKLTLAAGEAAAPAKKVTVDRSGGAITVSTGVITARIGNSGATLIKSVTRGSTEIAKNGRLVLIRQPEIEDEDQDAVRTERFEGAISTVEVEQDGPVRAVVRIDGKHRKGSRSWLPFSIRLYFYAGADSFRMVHTITFDGTQEPGKGSGDFIRGIGVRFTVPMRDQSYDRHIRIGGDGTGLLREAVKGITGLRRDPGAAVQAAQFAGEKLPDPSTWDQRVTTRLQYIPEWGDYTLSQLSADGFTLRKRTKKGHGWIGAGGGRRASGFGYVGGVSGGLSFGLRDFWEKFPAQLDIRDAQTDAAEVTMWLWSPEAQPMDLRFYHDGMGQDTYPEQLEGLNITYEDYEPEFGTPYGIARTSELLFWANESTPSPEALAQQVEAVRVLPQLAAPPKQLIKAKVFGPGLYSEPDRSTPAKAKIEDHLDFLFTYYKDQVDQRRWYGFWDYGDIMHTYDTVRHQWRYDIGGYAWDNSELSPDLWLWFAYLRSGRADIFRFAEAMTRHTGEVDVYHLGKWAGLGTRHGVQHYADSAKQQRIANTTYRRYYYFLTADERVGDLMHANVDSDETFLVLDPIRKIRTEPYTPDRHALSIGFGTDWSGLVSAWLTEWERKGPKWEKAKARVLSTMETIAAQPNGFVQGTGLYDLDTGRFAVASAPVVGVSHLSAVFGLNELCAELIDLVDMPKFNEAYFDYCRYFNATKAEQAARYGSNFGTLLLFQGHSRLDAYAAVQTGDEKLAKRAWEKFYNSDGYKESAPWKTEELSGPAALVPGSEAAWVSTNDTALYGLAAIENLALLGDKMP encoded by the coding sequence ATGTCTCCCATCCCCCGTAGGTCCATCCTCAAGGCGGCCGCCGTCGCCGGAGCCGCCGCACAGTTCAGCTGGGCGCTAGGGGCCAAGGACGCGCAGGCCGCGCCCAGAGCCGCCGCGGCCGACGACGGCCCCGTGACCCTGGACTGGCTGGAGGACGGCGGCCTGGGCGCCGCCCCCGGCTCCACCGTCGGTGTGCCCTGGCCGAAGGGCGCCTACCAGGAGGACCAGACCTTCGCGCTGACGGACGCCGACGGCAAGTCCGTCCCCGTGCAGTCATGGCCCCTCGCGTACTGGCCGGACGGCTCCCTCAAGTGGACGGCCCACGCGGTCAGCTCGGGCAACGGCAAGCTCACCCTCGCCGCCGGGGAGGCCGCCGCCCCGGCCAAGAAGGTCACCGTCGACAGGAGCGGCGGCGCGATCACCGTCTCGACCGGCGTCATCACCGCGAGGATCGGGAACTCCGGCGCCACCCTGATCAAGTCGGTCACCCGCGGCTCCACCGAGATCGCCAAGAACGGGCGGCTCGTGCTCATCCGCCAGCCCGAGATCGAGGACGAGGACCAGGACGCGGTCAGGACCGAACGCTTCGAGGGCGCCATCTCGACGGTCGAGGTCGAGCAGGACGGCCCCGTCCGCGCGGTCGTCCGCATCGACGGCAAGCATCGCAAGGGCAGCCGCAGCTGGCTCCCCTTCTCCATCCGCCTCTACTTCTACGCGGGCGCCGACTCCTTCCGCATGGTGCACACCATCACCTTCGACGGCACCCAGGAGCCCGGGAAGGGCAGCGGCGACTTCATCCGCGGCATCGGCGTGCGCTTCACCGTGCCGATGCGGGACCAGTCCTACGACCGCCACATCCGCATCGGCGGCGACGGCACCGGACTGCTCCGCGAGGCCGTCAAGGGCATCACCGGACTGCGCCGCGACCCGGGCGCCGCCGTACAGGCCGCCCAGTTCGCGGGGGAGAAGCTGCCCGACCCGTCCACCTGGGACCAGCGGGTCACGACCCGGCTCCAGTACATCCCCGAGTGGGGCGACTACACCCTCTCCCAGCTCTCCGCCGACGGCTTCACGCTGCGCAAGCGGACGAAGAAGGGCCACGGCTGGATCGGCGCGGGCGGCGGCAGGCGTGCCTCGGGCTTCGGCTACGTCGGCGGCGTCAGCGGCGGACTGTCCTTCGGGCTGCGGGACTTCTGGGAGAAGTTCCCCGCCCAGCTCGACATCCGCGACGCCCAGACCGACGCGGCCGAGGTCACCATGTGGCTCTGGTCGCCCGAGGCACAGCCCATGGACCTGCGTTTCTACCACGACGGCATGGGTCAGGACACCTACCCCGAGCAGCTCGAAGGCCTCAACATCACCTACGAGGACTACGAGCCGGAGTTCGGTACGCCGTACGGCATCGCCCGTACGTCGGAGCTGTTGTTCTGGGCCAACGAGTCCACGCCCTCACCGGAAGCCCTGGCTCAACAGGTCGAGGCCGTACGGGTGTTGCCGCAGCTCGCCGCCCCGCCCAAGCAGCTCATCAAGGCCAAGGTCTTCGGACCGGGCCTGTACTCCGAGCCCGACCGCTCCACCCCGGCCAAGGCGAAGATCGAGGACCACCTCGACTTCCTCTTCACCTACTACAAGGACCAGGTGGACCAGCGCCGCTGGTACGGCTTCTGGGACTACGGCGACATCATGCACACCTACGACACCGTCAGGCACCAGTGGCGGTACGACATCGGCGGCTACGCCTGGGACAACTCCGAGCTCTCGCCGGACCTCTGGCTGTGGTTCGCGTATCTCCGCTCCGGCCGCGCGGACATCTTCCGGTTCGCCGAGGCGATGACCCGGCACACCGGTGAGGTCGACGTCTACCACCTCGGCAAATGGGCCGGCCTCGGCACCCGGCACGGCGTCCAGCACTACGCCGACAGCGCCAAACAGCAGCGCATCGCCAACACGACGTACCGCCGCTACTACTACTTCCTCACCGCCGACGAGCGGGTCGGCGACCTCATGCACGCCAACGTCGACTCCGACGAGACCTTCCTCGTCCTCGACCCGATCCGCAAGATCCGCACCGAGCCGTACACCCCCGACCGGCACGCGCTGTCGATCGGCTTCGGCACGGACTGGAGCGGGCTCGTGTCGGCGTGGCTGACGGAGTGGGAGCGCAAGGGACCCAAGTGGGAGAAGGCCAAGGCGCGCGTGCTGTCGACGATGGAGACCATCGCCGCCCAGCCGAACGGGTTCGTGCAGGGGACCGGTCTGTACGACCTCGACACGGGCAGGTTCGCGGTCGCTTCGGCGCCGGTGGTCGGGGTCTCGCACCTGTCCGCCGTGTTCGGGCTCAACGAGCTGTGCGCCGAGCTCATCGACCTCGTCGACATGCCGAAGTTCAACGAGGCGTACTTCGACTACTGCCGCTACTTCAACGCGACGAAGGCCGAGCAGGCGGCACGCTATGGCTCCAACTTCGGCACCCTGCTGCTCTTCCAGGGGCACTCGCGCCTCGATGCGTACGCCGCCGTCCAGACCGGGGACGAGAAGCTCGCCAAGCGGGCGTGGGAGAAGTTCTACAACTCCGACGGGTACAAGGAGTCGGCGCCCTGGAAGACGGAGGAGCTGAGTGGGCCGGCTGCCTTGGTTCCGGGTAGTGAGGCGGCCTGGGTGTCGACGAATGACACGGCACTGTACGGGCTTGCGGCCATCGAGAACCTGGCGTTGCTCGGGGACAAGATGCCGTAA
- a CDS encoding carbohydrate ABC transporter permease, with protein sequence MTSATSPALHTANERRRFGSLAWHVGALAVLAVVLYPVIWVVGASFKPSKDIIASLDLLPTKPVWANFSGLADGISGISISSFFWNSLMYAGLAVAGVVLSSSLTAYAFAKIRFAGRNLLFTLMIGTLLLPYHVLLIPQYVLFRNLELTDTLVPLVAGKFLATEAFFVFLMVQFMRGLPRELDEAAKLDGCGHLRTYWSIVLPLSRPAIITSAIFTFINAWNDFMGPLIYLNTPEKYTVSLGLMMFRDQEGISNYGSMIAMSLVALIPVIAFFMAFQRYLIDGMATSGLK encoded by the coding sequence GTGACCAGTGCCACCAGCCCTGCCCTGCACACCGCGAACGAGCGGCGGCGCTTCGGATCGCTCGCCTGGCACGTGGGCGCGCTCGCCGTCCTGGCGGTCGTCCTCTATCCCGTGATCTGGGTGGTCGGCGCATCGTTCAAGCCGAGCAAGGACATCATCGCCAGCCTCGACCTGCTGCCCACCAAGCCGGTCTGGGCGAACTTCTCCGGGCTCGCCGACGGCATCTCCGGCATCTCCATCAGCAGCTTCTTCTGGAACTCGCTGATGTACGCGGGCCTCGCCGTGGCCGGTGTCGTCCTGTCCAGCTCGCTGACCGCGTACGCCTTCGCCAAGATCCGGTTCGCCGGGCGGAACCTGCTCTTCACCCTGATGATCGGCACGCTGCTGCTGCCGTACCACGTGCTGCTCATCCCGCAGTACGTGCTCTTCCGCAACCTCGAGCTCACCGACACCCTGGTGCCGCTCGTCGCGGGCAAGTTCCTGGCCACGGAAGCCTTTTTCGTGTTCCTGATGGTGCAGTTCATGCGGGGACTGCCACGTGAGCTGGACGAGGCCGCCAAGCTCGACGGCTGCGGGCATCTGCGCACCTACTGGTCGATCGTGCTGCCGTTGAGCCGGCCCGCGATCATCACCAGCGCGATCTTCACCTTCATCAACGCCTGGAACGACTTCATGGGGCCGTTGATCTACCTCAACACCCCCGAGAAGTACACCGTCTCGCTCGGCCTGATGATGTTCCGCGATCAGGAGGGCATCTCCAACTACGGCAGCATGATCGCGATGTCGCTGGTGGCGCTGATCCCGGTCATCGCCTTCTTCATGGCCTTCCAGCGCTACCTCATCGACGGCATGGCGACGTCCGGACTGAAGTGA
- a CDS encoding carbohydrate ABC transporter permease: MTLVKEAPVRPAGKRSAAPAAGRRGRRRENLAGYLFMSPWIAGFLLLTAGPMIASLYYAFTSYNLFTPPQWVGLDNFTTMFQDPRWQKSVEVTLKYVVVATPLKLLLALGVALLLAQKRRGQGLYRAAFYMPSLIGASVSVGFVWRALFSDDAVVDRTQKIFGLDVGGWIGNPDYIIYALVALSIWQFGAPMVIFLAGLKQVPQELYEAAEVDGAGPLRRFWNITLPMISPVLFFNVLLESIHAFQVFGSAYVVSDTRCGPADATLVYTCYLYQKGFKEAQMGFASAMAWTLVIAVALVTAVLFWSQKKWVHYEEAAK; the protein is encoded by the coding sequence ATGACGCTCGTCAAGGAAGCGCCCGTGCGCCCGGCCGGGAAGCGGTCCGCCGCTCCCGCCGCCGGGCGGCGCGGGCGGCGCCGCGAGAACCTTGCCGGCTATCTCTTCATGTCGCCCTGGATCGCGGGATTCCTGCTGCTCACGGCGGGGCCGATGATCGCCTCGCTGTACTACGCGTTCACCAGCTACAACCTGTTCACGCCGCCCCAGTGGGTGGGGCTCGACAACTTCACGACGATGTTCCAGGACCCGCGCTGGCAGAAGTCGGTCGAGGTCACTCTGAAGTACGTCGTCGTGGCCACCCCGCTGAAACTGCTGCTCGCGCTCGGCGTCGCGCTGCTGCTCGCGCAGAAGCGGCGCGGACAGGGCCTGTACCGGGCCGCCTTCTACATGCCCTCGCTCATCGGTGCCAGTGTCTCCGTCGGCTTCGTGTGGCGGGCGCTGTTCTCGGACGACGCGGTCGTGGACCGGACGCAGAAGATATTCGGTCTCGACGTGGGCGGCTGGATCGGCAACCCGGACTACATCATCTACGCCCTGGTGGCGCTGAGCATCTGGCAGTTCGGCGCACCGATGGTCATCTTCCTGGCCGGTCTCAAGCAGGTCCCGCAGGAGCTGTACGAGGCTGCCGAGGTGGACGGGGCCGGACCGCTCAGGCGGTTCTGGAACATCACGCTGCCGATGATCTCCCCGGTGCTGTTCTTCAACGTGCTGCTGGAGTCCATCCACGCGTTCCAGGTGTTCGGCTCCGCCTACGTCGTCTCCGACACCCGGTGCGGGCCCGCCGACGCCACGCTCGTCTACACCTGTTACCTCTACCAGAAGGGCTTCAAGGAGGCCCAGATGGGCTTCGCCTCCGCGATGGCCTGGACGCTGGTGATCGCGGTGGCGCTGGTCACGGCGGTCCTGTTCTGGTCGCAGAAGAAGTGGGTGCACTACGAGGAGGCCGCCAAGTGA
- a CDS encoding ABC transporter substrate-binding protein, whose translation MGTSRNVERRTILKVAGASAAVAGLGATTACGGDGGSGDGTVTLRYAWWGGEPRTIAIKKTIALFEKKYPKIKIKPEFTDYEAFWEKFQTQASGGNPPDVFQNAVGFLRKYDKRGVLLDLKAQADAGNLDLDNFRNGVLANGQVDGKQIAIPVGANTMALVIDVKAFEKAGVEAKFGWTWDEYFDALQTIQDKLKIAGDTGYFNIMYLYDLYLRQNGKAFFTDTDLGFTEDDLTQWWEDGYKRVRSGLVADPKKIEQVKPKSGLSAGLAASEFTWDNFSIRYEGEGESDYGLAPIPTTDGKDTGQYLGSLMLSAFSGTKHPKEVAQFISFMVHDPEVGKIMGYDRGILATTEQYDAFKPTDANNKGVAAYEEEVAKAGVLGKITPHPSGADVVEAAFLRIGGEVAQGKTKPADAAKKLFSEAKAAFAG comes from the coding sequence ATGGGAACCAGCAGGAATGTTGAGAGGCGTACGATCCTGAAGGTGGCCGGGGCCTCGGCGGCCGTGGCCGGCCTGGGTGCTACGACCGCTTGCGGTGGTGACGGCGGATCCGGAGACGGGACGGTCACGCTCCGTTACGCCTGGTGGGGTGGCGAGCCGCGCACCATCGCCATCAAGAAGACGATCGCGCTCTTCGAGAAGAAGTACCCGAAGATCAAGATCAAGCCGGAATTCACAGACTATGAGGCGTTCTGGGAGAAGTTCCAGACCCAGGCCTCCGGCGGGAATCCGCCGGACGTTTTCCAGAATGCGGTCGGCTTCCTGCGCAAGTACGACAAGCGCGGTGTTCTGCTGGATCTCAAGGCGCAGGCGGACGCCGGGAATCTGGACCTGGACAACTTCCGCAACGGCGTTCTGGCCAACGGCCAGGTCGACGGCAAGCAGATCGCGATACCCGTGGGCGCCAACACCATGGCGCTGGTCATCGACGTCAAGGCCTTCGAGAAGGCGGGCGTCGAGGCGAAGTTCGGCTGGACCTGGGACGAGTACTTCGACGCGCTCCAGACGATCCAGGACAAGCTGAAGATCGCCGGTGACACCGGCTACTTCAACATCATGTACCTCTACGACCTCTACCTGCGCCAGAACGGCAAGGCCTTCTTCACGGACACCGATCTCGGGTTCACCGAGGACGATCTGACGCAGTGGTGGGAGGACGGGTACAAGCGCGTGCGGTCCGGGCTCGTCGCCGACCCGAAGAAGATCGAGCAGGTCAAGCCCAAGTCCGGTCTCTCGGCGGGTCTTGCCGCGTCCGAGTTCACCTGGGACAACTTCTCCATCCGCTACGAGGGCGAGGGCGAGTCGGACTACGGGCTCGCGCCGATCCCCACCACGGACGGCAAGGACACCGGTCAGTACCTCGGCTCGCTGATGCTCAGCGCCTTCTCCGGGACCAAGCATCCCAAGGAGGTCGCCCAGTTCATCTCCTTCATGGTCCACGACCCCGAGGTCGGCAAGATCATGGGCTACGACCGCGGCATCCTCGCCACCACCGAGCAGTACGACGCGTTCAAGCCCACCGACGCCAACAACAAGGGCGTCGCGGCCTACGAGGAGGAGGTCGCCAAGGCCGGCGTCCTCGGGAAGATCACCCCGCACCCGTCGGGCGCCGATGTCGTCGAGGCGGCGTTCCTGCGCATCGGCGGCGAGGTCGCCCAGGGCAAGACCAAGCCGGCCGACGCCGCCAAGAAGCTGTTCAGCGAGGCCAAGGCCGCGTTCGCGGGCTGA
- a CDS encoding TIGR02611 family protein, producing MNTGSDEPGEVAVATDEIKVDGVKGDSEQGLGSRAPEFIKARRALHVSWQVGVFIIGLAIVVAGIIMLPLPGPGWVVIFGGMAVWATEFVWAQLVLRWTKRKVTEAAQRALDPKVRRRNIILTSIGLVIVGALVGFYLWKFGIVMPWKIKDQ from the coding sequence ATGAATACGGGGAGTGACGAGCCGGGCGAGGTTGCCGTGGCGACGGACGAGATCAAAGTGGATGGCGTGAAAGGCGACAGCGAGCAGGGCCTCGGATCGAGAGCGCCGGAGTTCATCAAGGCGCGCCGGGCGCTGCATGTCAGCTGGCAGGTGGGTGTCTTCATCATCGGCCTGGCGATCGTGGTCGCCGGCATCATCATGCTGCCGCTGCCCGGCCCGGGCTGGGTCGTGATCTTCGGCGGCATGGCGGTCTGGGCGACCGAGTTCGTCTGGGCCCAGTTGGTGCTGCGCTGGACCAAGCGCAAGGTCACCGAGGCGGCCCAGCGGGCCCTCGACCCGAAGGTGCGCCGCCGCAACATCATCCTGACGTCGATCGGCCTCGTGATCGTGGGCGCGCTCGTCGGTTTCTACCTGTGGAAGTTCGGCATCGTCATGCCCTGGAAGATCAAGGACCAGTGA
- a CDS encoding SsgA family sporulation/cell division regulator — MNTTVSCELHLRLVVSSESSLPVPAGLRYDTADPYAVHATFHTGAEETVEWVFARDLLAEGLHRPTGTGDVRVWPSRSHGQGVVCIALSSPEGEALLEAPARALESFLKRTDAAVPPGTEHRHFDLDQELSHILAES, encoded by the coding sequence ATGAACACCACGGTCAGCTGCGAGCTGCACCTGCGCCTCGTTGTGTCGAGCGAGTCCTCCCTGCCTGTCCCCGCAGGCCTGCGGTACGACACGGCCGACCCCTACGCCGTGCACGCCACCTTCCACACCGGAGCCGAGGAAACCGTCGAGTGGGTGTTCGCCCGCGACCTTCTCGCGGAGGGCCTCCACCGGCCCACCGGAACCGGCGACGTCCGCGTCTGGCCGTCGCGCAGCCATGGCCAGGGCGTCGTCTGCATCGCCCTGAGCTCTCCGGAGGGCGAGGCCCTGCTCGAGGCCCCTGCACGGGCCCTGGAGTCCTTCCTGAAGCGAACGGATGCCGCGGTGCCTCCCGGAACGGAGCATCGGCATTTCGATCTCGACCAGGAGCTCTCGCACATCCTGGCGGAAAGCTAG
- a CDS encoding CGNR zinc finger domain-containing protein, with amino-acid sequence MLITHDTRCALDAVVDLVNTSPEGDETPDGLPDVAALAEFVRKHEISDVGVLSAFDLSAVRKVRGRFAAIFAEPDARITAQLINELVAAAGTTPRLTDHDGYDWHVHYFAPGASVADHLAADCGMALAFFVVAGEQERLRRCEAPDCRHAFVDLSRNRSRRYCDSRTCGNRLHVAAYRARRKEAAG; translated from the coding sequence GTGCTGATCACCCATGACACCCGGTGTGCGCTCGATGCCGTGGTGGATCTGGTGAACACCTCGCCGGAGGGCGACGAGACGCCGGACGGACTGCCGGACGTCGCGGCACTCGCTGAGTTCGTACGAAAGCACGAAATCAGTGATGTCGGTGTCCTGTCCGCGTTCGATCTGTCGGCGGTACGCAAGGTGCGCGGGCGGTTCGCCGCGATCTTCGCGGAGCCCGACGCCCGGATCACGGCCCAATTGATCAACGAACTGGTCGCCGCCGCGGGCACCACGCCCCGGCTCACGGACCACGACGGCTACGACTGGCATGTCCACTACTTCGCCCCCGGCGCCTCCGTCGCCGACCACCTGGCGGCCGACTGCGGCATGGCGCTGGCGTTCTTCGTGGTGGCCGGGGAGCAGGAGCGACTGCGGCGCTGTGAGGCGCCGGACTGCCGGCACGCCTTCGTGGATCTCTCCCGCAACCGTTCGCGGCGGTACTGCGACAGCCGTACCTGCGGCAACCGTCTGCATGTGGCCGCATACCGGGCGCGCCGCAAGGAAGCGGCCGGCTGA
- a CDS encoding DsbA family protein: MSDSSPDRPAAPVLDIWCELQCPDCRSALDDVRALRARYGDRLELRLRHFPLEKHKHAFAAAQAAEEAAEQGQGWPYVEAVLGRVEELDRKGEPVLVEVARELGLDAEEFDTALIDGRHILIVDADQAEGKAIGVTGTPTYVIDGERLDGGKSQEGLRERIEEIADRLLAERSA; this comes from the coding sequence ATGAGCGACTCCTCCCCCGACCGTCCCGCCGCCCCCGTCCTCGACATCTGGTGCGAGCTGCAGTGCCCCGATTGCCGTAGTGCCCTGGACGACGTCCGTGCCCTGCGTGCCCGTTACGGCGACCGGCTGGAGTTGCGGCTGCGGCACTTCCCGCTGGAGAAGCACAAGCACGCCTTCGCCGCCGCGCAGGCCGCCGAGGAGGCCGCGGAGCAGGGGCAGGGCTGGCCGTACGTCGAGGCCGTGCTGGGCCGGGTAGAGGAGCTGGACCGCAAGGGAGAACCCGTCCTGGTCGAGGTGGCCCGGGAACTCGGCCTGGACGCCGAGGAGTTCGACACCGCGCTGATCGACGGCCGGCACATCCTGATCGTCGACGCCGACCAGGCCGAGGGCAAGGCCATCGGCGTGACCGGCACCCCGACGTATGTGATCGACGGCGAGCGCCTCGACGGCGGCAAGAGCCAGGAGGGGCTGCGCGAGCGTATCGAGGAGATCGCCGACCGGCTGCTGGCCGAGCGGAGCGCCTGA
- a CDS encoding GNAT family N-acetyltransferase yields MTTTLRPTEPLQHNEDGTRSRRYQVCVNGRPVGALHLGTHPLFGDAVARISKLRIEEPDRRRGRGTVAALAAEEVARGWGCRRIEATIPGDAAPALRLATALGYVVRNRGMRKELGDTPPELPPGSRARPMTEAEYGLWLDESQEGYIRSWAERGVPEAEARARSERDHAALLPDGPRTPDTFLSVLEHEGIPVGTLWVAARDGGAYVFDVETDAAHRGKGHGRSLMLLAEAQAIAAGHRSIGLNVFADNAPAERLYESLGYETRTYALYKTLL; encoded by the coding sequence ATGACCACGACCCTGCGGCCGACCGAGCCGCTTCAGCACAACGAGGACGGGACCCGTTCGCGCCGCTACCAGGTGTGTGTGAACGGTCGTCCCGTGGGCGCCCTTCACCTCGGCACGCATCCCCTCTTCGGTGACGCGGTGGCCCGGATATCGAAGCTGCGGATAGAGGAACCGGACCGGCGTCGCGGCCGCGGCACGGTGGCCGCCCTCGCCGCGGAGGAGGTGGCGCGCGGCTGGGGCTGCCGGCGTATCGAAGCGACGATCCCCGGTGACGCCGCCCCGGCGCTGCGTCTCGCCACGGCGCTCGGCTATGTCGTACGCAATCGCGGCATGCGGAAGGAGCTCGGCGACACGCCGCCCGAACTGCCCCCGGGCAGCCGGGCGCGTCCCATGACGGAGGCCGAGTACGGGCTCTGGCTGGACGAGAGCCAGGAGGGCTACATCCGTAGCTGGGCCGAGCGCGGGGTGCCCGAGGCCGAGGCCCGGGCCAGGTCCGAGCGGGACCACGCCGCGCTGCTGCCGGACGGGCCGCGCACTCCGGACACGTTCCTGAGTGTCCTGGAGCACGAGGGCATTCCTGTGGGCACTCTGTGGGTGGCGGCGCGCGACGGCGGCGCCTACGTCTTCGACGTCGAGACCGACGCGGCCCACCGCGGCAAGGGACACGGCCGCTCGCTGATGCTGCTGGCCGAGGCCCAGGCGATCGCCGCGGGGCACCGGAGCATCGGCCTCAACGTCTTCGCGGACAACGCCCCCGCCGAGCGGCTCTACGAGTCACTGGGCTACGAGACGAGAACGTACGCCCTCTACAAGACGCTGCTGTAG
- a CDS encoding aminotransferase class IV, whose translation MKIWLDGGLQDIESARVSVFDHGLTVGDGIFETVKAVDGRPFALTRHLDRLTRSARGLGLPEPDHDEVRRACAAVLEANPMPLGRLRITYTGGHGPLGSDRGEHGPTLVVALGETTRRPDSTAVITVPWTRNERGALTGLKTTSYAENVVALARAHQHGASEALFGNTVGQLCEGTGSNVFVVLDGEIHTPPVASGCLAGITRALAVEWTGAKETDLPLDVVQRAQEVFLTSTLRDVQAVHRVDDRELPGAPGPVTAKAMRIFEERSGNDLDP comes from the coding sequence GTGAAGATCTGGCTCGACGGCGGACTGCAGGACATCGAGTCCGCCCGTGTCTCCGTCTTCGACCACGGGCTGACCGTGGGCGACGGCATCTTCGAGACGGTGAAGGCGGTGGACGGCCGTCCGTTCGCGCTGACCCGGCACCTCGACCGGCTCACGCGCTCGGCGCGCGGTCTCGGTCTGCCCGAGCCCGACCACGACGAGGTCCGCCGCGCCTGCGCCGCCGTCCTGGAGGCCAACCCGATGCCGCTCGGCCGGCTGCGGATCACCTACACCGGCGGCCACGGGCCCCTCGGCTCCGACCGCGGCGAGCACGGCCCGACCCTCGTCGTCGCCCTCGGCGAGACCACCCGGCGTCCCGACTCCACGGCCGTGATCACCGTGCCCTGGACCCGCAACGAGCGCGGCGCGCTGACCGGTCTGAAGACGACCTCGTACGCCGAGAACGTCGTCGCCCTCGCTCGCGCCCACCAACACGGCGCCTCCGAGGCCCTGTTCGGCAACACGGTCGGGCAGCTCTGCGAGGGCACGGGGTCGAACGTCTTCGTCGTCCTGGACGGCGAGATCCACACCCCGCCGGTCGCCTCGGGCTGCCTCGCGGGCATCACACGCGCGTTGGCGGTCGAATGGACCGGCGCCAAGGAGACCGACCTGCCGCTGGACGTCGTCCAGCGGGCCCAGGAGGTCTTCCTCACCTCCACCCTGAGGGACGTGCAGGCCGTGCACCGGGTCGACGACCGCGAACTGCCGGGCGCGCCCGGCCCGGTGACCGCCAAGGCCATGCGGATCTTCGAGGAGCGGTCCGGAAACGACCTGGATCCGTAA
- a CDS encoding chorismate-binding protein produces the protein MLDLPPLARFGDRVATGLLDVTSDPAALDSSGFWAVCADFEGGLTCARFRDVREEPVPAPVPGRWPGPTADDWVSSLDRAAYTAGVRRIREHIAAGEVYQANLCRVLSAPVAPDADVDALTALLARGNPAPYAGTIRLPEYGVEIATASPELFLRRDGRIVESGPIKGTGRTEADLLEKDYAENVMIVDLVRNDIGRVCATGTVTVPDLCAVEKHPGLVHLVSTVRGELRPGAGWTELLGAAFPPGSVTGAPKSSALRILDALETVPRGPYCGGIGWVDADRGTGELAVGIRTFWIDRGEGVLRFGTGAGITWGSDPEGEWRETELKASRLLAVASGVYEVSGEGPQSCCAGPGGDPRTPGRSQVPGMDVRGGDQ, from the coding sequence GTGCTCGACCTCCCTCCCCTCGCCCGCTTCGGCGACCGCGTCGCCACCGGCCTCCTCGATGTCACCAGCGACCCCGCGGCCCTGGACTCCAGCGGATTCTGGGCCGTCTGCGCCGACTTCGAGGGCGGTCTGACCTGCGCCCGCTTCCGGGACGTACGGGAGGAGCCCGTGCCCGCGCCGGTGCCGGGCCGCTGGCCCGGGCCGACCGCCGATGACTGGGTGTCATCTCTCGACCGCGCCGCGTACACGGCGGGTGTACGGCGCATCCGCGAGCACATCGCGGCCGGCGAGGTCTATCAGGCCAACCTGTGCCGGGTCCTGAGCGCGCCGGTCGCGCCGGACGCCGACGTGGACGCCCTGACCGCCCTGTTGGCGCGCGGCAACCCGGCGCCCTATGCAGGAACGATCCGCCTGCCGGAGTACGGCGTGGAGATCGCGACCGCGTCCCCCGAACTCTTCCTGCGGCGTGACGGGCGGATCGTCGAGTCCGGGCCCATCAAGGGCACCGGGCGCACCGAGGCGGACCTGCTGGAGAAGGACTACGCCGAGAACGTGATGATCGTCGACCTGGTGCGCAACGACATCGGCCGCGTGTGTGCCACCGGGACCGTGACCGTCCCCGACCTGTGTGCCGTGGAGAAGCATCCGGGGCTCGTCCATCTGGTGTCGACCGTGCGAGGTGAGCTGCGCCCCGGCGCCGGCTGGACCGAGCTGCTCGGCGCCGCCTTCCCGCCCGGCTCGGTCACCGGCGCGCCCAAGTCGAGCGCCCTGCGGATCCTCGACGCGCTGGAGACGGTGCCGCGCGGGCCGTACTGCGGTGGCATCGGGTGGGTCGACGCCGACCGGGGCACGGGGGAGCTGGCCGTGGGGATACGTACGTTCTGGATCGACCGGGGCGAGGGGGTGCTGCGGTTCGGCACCGGTGCGGGGATCACCTGGGGGTCGGACCCCGAGGGGGAGTGGCGGGAGACCGAGCTGAAGGCGTCCCGGCTGCTCGCGGTAGCGTCGGGCGTGTACGAGGTGAGTGGAGAGGGACCGCAATCGTGCTGTGCCGGCCCGGGGGGCGACCCCCGGACCCCCGGTCGCAGCCAGGTCCCCGGCATGGATGTGCGAGGTGGGGACCAGTGA